From the Candidatus Abawacabacteria bacterium genome, the window AAGTAAAGCTAGGGATAGAAAACGTTCTGGTGGTTTTAACATTACTGCTAGCTGATAGAGTGAAATTTAAACCGCTTGCATTGGTAAATTGCGGTTGTACAGTGTTGATACTATTGTCATTCTTGATCTGGGTTTCGCTACAAGTGGGGTGATTATTTTGGCAAGCTTCTAGCCCTAAGGATAAATCACTTGGTCCATTCCAAATAATATTGCCTTTGATTTGTAAATTGTCATCAGTGACCGCAGTACGAGGACCTTGGCTACTAGTAGGATTATTTCGCGGTTCATAAATAGCAAAGTGCTGCCATTGGCTTTGATAACCTGCAGGGTTATACAAAATATTATTGTAAATATAGACATTTTTATTGCCAATAAATACTTCTTCAGAGAGACTTCCCCAACCACCAGCCGCCAAAGTTCTATTGCAACCAGCTGTTTCTCCATCACAAGTGTGGCCGCCAAATACTACCTCGATACCATGACTGCGAGAGCCGACACGATAGAGTGTGTTGTAGGCCAGCAAAATATTGAAGCCACCATTGACTCCTAAACCAGCACCTTCAGTGTCATGAATAACATTGTTGTAAACTTTAATATCATACGCCTCATAATGCACCCAAGGCGGTGTCATATACTCAATTCCAGTACCTTGGCCAGCCGTAAAGCCTCCGGTGCCACAATCGTAGAATTCATTTCCTTCTACTACGAAATAAGCCGAACCACCTTTGGTATAAGCACACCAATCTTCAGCATCATGTACTTTATTGCCAGAGATGTGGCCATATTGCACAGCCACTAGGTCTATTGCATTATCATGAGCACCAGAAATGTCGTTGTTCTCTAAATAAACATGTTGAGATTGATTGATCTTAACCGCTTCTTGGGGACCACGGTTTCTGCCTTCGATGATTGAGTCCCTTAATAATAGATAATCACATTTTTCACAGTGAAATAAATCGCCACCATTGCCGACTGTTTTGATACCAAGTACATACACATACTTGCTATTGAAAATATTTAACGGTGGGACAAGGCGTTTTTCACTGGTAGCGGATTGAATAATAATAGGGAATTGGCCAGTGCCAATCCGATTTTCTAGCCAAATTGCATCAGTATTGTTGTCATCGGAGAGTACATTGATGCGATACCCAGTAATACTTAATGCTCTCCCTTCAGGTATCTCGCGCCAGGCGCCAGCAATAGTTGCTTTTGGCTGATTACGAGAGCCATCATTTTCATTATTGCCATTACGACTGTCTACCCAGAGATCTTGTACTGTAGGTGTACCAATATTGTATCGGGCTGAAGTAGTGGTGGAGCTAGGTACCGATGGTACTACTATCGTGGGTGTCGGGCTGGATGTTGCCGTGCTGGTAGGGCTTGATGAGGAACTTGGGGGATTGGTTACGTCTGGATGTGCAGTGATATATTCAGAAAGCCTGACAATAATTTTGCTCATTTCTGCTCGGGTCAAGTTGTCATGTGGTCGAAAATTGCCACTGCTATTAATTAAATTCATGCTAGCTGCAGTGCTAACATAAGGTGCATACCAGCTGTTTGTCGGTATATCACTAAAAGCTGAACCATTGCCTGAAACGGAAATGCGATAGACACCTAGCAATATTTTTAGTGCCTCGGCTCTAGTGACATAATTCTCCGGATAAAACACTTTTCCTTGCTGGCAGCTGGCAGTGTGACCTTGGACAGCGCCACGAGCAAAAAGAGTTTGAATGAAAATATTTGCCCAGTGAGAGATAGCAACATCGCAAAAAGTATTGTTTGCTGGTGCTATATTGAGAACATGCTGATATTCAGCCGCCTTAGTAGCCATCTTGGCCAACTCTGCTCTAGTGATGTAGCGATGAGGAAAAAAGTTTGGATTAGTGGCGATAATGCCAGCACCAACTAATTGTTGAGTGTAAGGATAAAACCAATCATTATTAGTAACATCTTGATAATTAGCTTGAGCAAACGGTGTAAAATTTACAGCTACAATGCCAATTAAAAATGCTGATACGATCTTGGGCCAAGAGCGATAGACATTCATGAGCATGGGTAAATACATAAACTTTATAACAAAGTTTACCACTACCATCAAAAAGAATGGCTTGCTTTATTTGCTCTCTTTGACACGTTCTACGAATTCGCCAGTTTCCGTATTTACTTTGATGAGCTCGCCTTCTTCGATATAAAGGGGCACACTAATATTGAGGCCAGTTTCTAGCTTTGCTTTTTTACTACCACCAGTAGCTGTGTCTCCTCGAACACCGGGGGGAGTTTCGGTAACGCGTAAAGTCACTTTTGCTGGTACTTGCAGGATTACTGGTCTGCCTTTGAAATACATCACATCTACATCATGCCCTTCTAAGAGATAATAGATATTATCTCCCAATTGTTCTTTGTTCATTTCAAACTGTTCGAAATTTTCTTGATCCATAAAAGAAAATGTATCGCCTTCTCGATATAAAAATTGGGTGCGACGATTTTCCATGTTTGCTTCTTCGAGATTGTCAGATGGTTGGAATGTCTTGTGAAGCGTGCGTCCGGTAATGAGATTTTTAAGAATACATTTTACCGTCGCCTTTCTTTGCTGCATACGCATGAATTCATAATCAGCGACTATCCAAGGTTCATTGTCGATAATAATTTTGGTGCCTTTTCGTAGTTCGGTATATTGCATAAATACTTTCAAGTTACAGGCGCAGGGTAGCAAAACCTATGGAAATTACAAATTACGTATTACGAATTACGAATGGGTGTTATCTGATTGGTTGAGTGGTGGGAGAATAATAGTAGTAGGTGGGGCGGAAATTGTTGTTTAGTCTTGTGGGTGAAGGACTTGGTGAGGTTGAACTGGTTGGACTGGGTGTTGGGGATGGGGTTTTGTCTTGAGATGTTGGCGCAGTGGTTGTAGTTGCTGTGGGGGATGGAGAGCTTGTTACTGTGCTAGGTGTTTGGCTAGGGGTAGGGGAAGAAGTAGGCTCTCGATTGCGTAATTGCTCAATATGATTTTTGATAAACGCCTTTAGTTCAGCTAGGGTTTTTATTTGCTGAATATATTCATTGAGTTTCACATCTTGTAATATAGCAGCTGCTTCTTCAGCGGTAGCATGTTTTTGCTCAATCAGTTCATTTAGGATGCCCTTTAGGGCCGCTAGGGGACTAAAGTCAATGCTGTCATTTTGGAAAATAGGCTTGGTACTGTTTACTACATCTAAGGCTGTTTTATTGAAAAAGCGGTTTTTATTATCTCGTAAAAAGTATTTGGGCATTGGTCTATTCGCATCATTCCCGATCATTTGGCTCATAGCCTGATCTTTGAGGATATTATCTTTGAACCAAGCACTGGAAGTTTTTTGTTCGTCCATTTTTTCGCTGCGCATGGGTTGCATAGTGTCAGTCTTTACTGAGGCAAAGTGGCCAGAATTTACTTGTACCCAAGTTTGATCATTTTTTCTCATCACATCTACTTGTGATTCATTGACGCCTACCCAAGACTGTTGAGCTGTTTCCACTGACACATTGAAAGTAGTTCCCCTGACGGTAGCAACCAAGGTAGGGGTTTCTATTTGATATTGCCGTTTACGATCCAAAAAAGGAGTTACTCGTGACCAACTGCTGCCAGTTGATTGCTCAATAAAAACTTTGCTTTCAGTGGCTGAAGAAGCCATTGCTACGATAGTAATTTTGGTATTGGCGGCCAAGCGAAGTACATCATTGTCAGGAAAGATGAGCATACCGACGGAATTTTCTTGAGTAGTAATTTGATCACCCACTATTACCTCATGTTCATCAGAGACTAGCGCTTTATTACTGGCGCTAAGTAGTTCCGCTTTGCCTTTTTCTACCAACAATAATGCCTTTACATCGCTGCTGACAGGAGTGGGTTGGTTTTGAATAGGAGTAGCAGTGGGCGCAGGCGGTATAGATCGATTGCTGGGGGGCCTAGAAATATATATTCCTGTGCCAACAGCAATTAACAGCACAATAAGTATGAGGAACCAAATACGAAACCGTGACATAAATATGAAGAGGTTACTTACTTTCCATGACAATTACTCCTGAGAAACCTTTTGCTTTTTGAGGATGAGCCAGAAAATCCTGACAGCGCTCAATGAAGACTTCTACTACAGCATCTTCAGGTCTTTCTGCTTGCCAAGAACGAAATTTTAGCATGGCATTGTCAAATTGACCATCACGGTAGCAGTGTAATCCTTCTTCGAAAAGACGCAATGCTGCTTTTAGTGATGCATCAGCTTTAGTGCTCTCTTCTAGGACATCAAATAATCTCAATGGTTCATTGCGGCCTTTTACTTTCACAAGATCAAGTTCCCGACACAAAAACTCGTGTTCTACTAATAATTTGGTAGATTCAGGAAACAAAATATCAGCTCGCCAGTACTTTGTTAGTCCCTCAATTCGTGAAGCAGTGTTTACATTGTCACCAATTACCGTGTAGTCAAAACGCAAGCGCGAGCCCATATTGCCTACAGCCATCGGACCACTATTAAGGCCAATGCCGATCTTCAACTTGCCCAGCTTGGGCCAATTTCTCAAAATACTCTCACCTCTTTCTTTCATCATTTTCTGCATTTGCCAAGCAGTGCGTACTCCTCGAACCGCATGATCTGCTTGAGGTAGAGGTGCTCCCCAAAAGGCCATAATAGCGTCGCCAATATATTTATCCAGGACACCATCTTGGGCTAATACTATTTCAGTCATCATGTCCAGGTATTCATTCAAAAATTGTACTACCTCTTGGGGGGACATCTGTTCTGAAATAGAAGTAAAGCTACGAATATCAGAAAAAAGTACGGTCATTTCACGCTTATCACCGCCCAAGACAGCGCGACTAGGATTTTTGATCAATTCATGCACGACAGATTTATTTACATATAATTCAAAGTGTTTCTTCAATTGCTCACGTTCTTTTTCGATCAGCAATGTTTTCAAAATAGAACTGGCTATGGTAGCTATGAGCCAAGTAAAATAAAGGTAAAAGAGTGGTGCTAACCAATACTGCTGTACTAACAAGAAGGGTAACAAAGTGATTATTACCAATAAACTGATATTGATTGGCCAATCTAGGCTAGCAGGTAAGAATAATTTGGCAGCAAAGATAATTAAGACTAGGCAAAAGATGAGGGTTAAGGTGATTAATGGGGGGATTTCATTAAATGACTTATTGGCCAGTATGGCATCTATGTAAAGGGCATGAAGATAGACTCCAGGTGTGGTATTGGCTTGATAAGGCAAAAGCACTTCATCATGCAAAGTGGCAGCAGTGCTACCGATCAAAACAATTTTGTCACGAAATATTTCAACCGGGACTTTTCCTTCCAATACATCAACAAAAGACACAGCTGGATATTGTGCCATGTTGGTGATTGGTAAATAAGCAGTGGCGGTCGGTATCTCAGGTTTTTTTGCCATATCACTGTGTTGTGCTACTGCATCAGCAAAGCTGGGGACGGGGATGTTGTTAAGCGAAAGCTGAGGCGAAAAATGACGAATAATTAAATCTTGATCAGGAAAAACATTAATAAAGCCAGTAGTGACATTGGGACCGAGTAGCTCTGGCAGAGGTGCGCTGTGGGATAAAGCACTATTATTGCTGATTTGGTGCAATTCTTCTGGTAAGACAATAGGAGTGGAAATG encodes:
- a CDS encoding S-layer homology domain-containing protein; amino-acid sequence: MYLPMLMNVYRSWPKIVSAFLIGIVAVNFTPFAQANYQDVTNNDWFYPYTQQLVGAGIIATNPNFFPHRYITRAELAKMATKAAEYQHVLNIAPANNTFCDVAISHWANIFIQTLFARGAVQGHTASCQQGKVFYPENYVTRAEALKILLGVYRISVSGNGSAFSDIPTNSWYAPYVSTAASMNLINSSGNFRPHDNLTRAEMSKIIVRLSEYITAHPDVTNPPSSSSSPTSTATSSPTPTIVVPSVPSSTTTSARYNIGTPTVQDLWVDSRNGNNENDGSRNQPKATIAGAWREIPEGRALSITGYRINVLSDDNNTDAIWLENRIGTGQFPIIIQSATSEKRLVPPLNIFNSKYVYVLGIKTVGNGGDLFHCEKCDYLLLRDSIIEGRNRGPQEAVKINQSQHVYLENNDISGAHDNAIDLVAVQYGHISGNKVHDAEDWCAYTKGGSAYFVVEGNEFYDCGTGGFTAGQGTGIEYMTPPWVHYEAYDIKVYNNVIHDTEGAGLGVNGGFNILLAYNTLYRVGSRSHGIEVVFGGHTCDGETAGCNRTLAAGGWGSLSEEVFIGNKNVYIYNNILYNPAGYQSQWQHFAIYEPRNNPTSSQGPRTAVTDDNLQIKGNIIWNGPSDLSLGLEACQNNHPTCSETQIKNDNSINTVQPQFTNASGLNFTLSASSNVKTTRTFSIPSFTWTSIPANNIPQGTLSNAVTKRKDGSTRGGNDHAGAY
- the efp gene encoding elongation factor P — encoded protein: MQYTELRKGTKIIIDNEPWIVADYEFMRMQQRKATVKCILKNLITGRTLHKTFQPSDNLEEANMENRRTQFLYREGDTFSFMDQENFEQFEMNKEQLGDNIYYLLEGHDVDVMYFKGRPVILQVPAKVTLRVTETPPGVRGDTATGGSKKAKLETGLNISVPLYIEEGELIKVNTETGEFVERVKESK
- a CDS encoding FecR domain-containing protein is translated as MSRFRIWFLILIVLLIAVGTGIYISRPPSNRSIPPAPTATPIQNQPTPVSSDVKALLLVEKGKAELLSASNKALVSDEHEVIVGDQITTQENSVGMLIFPDNDVLRLAANTKITIVAMASSATESKVFIEQSTGSSWSRVTPFLDRKRQYQIETPTLVATVRGTTFNVSVETAQQSWVGVNESQVDVMRKNDQTWVQVNSGHFASVKTDTMQPMRSEKMDEQKTSSAWFKDNILKDQAMSQMIGNDANRPMPKYFLRDNKNRFFNKTALDVVNSTKPIFQNDSIDFSPLAALKGILNELIEQKHATAEEAAAILQDVKLNEYIQQIKTLAELKAFIKNHIEQLRNREPTSSPTPSQTPSTVTSSPSPTATTTTAPTSQDKTPSPTPSPTSSTSPSPSPTRLNNNFRPTYYYYSPTTQPIR
- a CDS encoding adenylate/guanylate cyclase domain-containing protein is translated as MIHMRWHHIRKQWHWILATVVLTIVLVTFTFQGQFFFSVAQKFQDSFLLTADKTSQTIFIVKIDDKSLEKLGVFPWPRSYHASLIKLLDQAKPKVIGYDVAFFEKSSHLDHDLALSQSLKDISTPIVLPEELHQISNNSALSHSAPLPELLGPNVTTGFINVFPDQDLIIRHFSPQLSLNNIPVPSFADAVAQHSDMAKKPEIPTATAYLPITNMAQYPAVSFVDVLEGKVPVEIFRDKIVLIGSTAATLHDEVLLPYQANTTPGVYLHALYIDAILANKSFNEIPPLITLTLIFCLVLIIFAAKLFLPASLDWPINISLLVIITLLPFLLVQQYWLAPLFYLYFTWLIATIASSILKTLLIEKEREQLKKHFELYVNKSVVHELIKNPSRAVLGGDKREMTVLFSDIRSFTSISEQMSPQEVVQFLNEYLDMMTEIVLAQDGVLDKYIGDAIMAFWGAPLPQADHAVRGVRTAWQMQKMMKERGESILRNWPKLGKLKIGIGLNSGPMAVGNMGSRLRFDYTVIGDNVNTASRIEGLTKYWRADILFPESTKLLVEHEFLCRELDLVKVKGRNEPLRLFDVLEESTKADASLKAALRLFEEGLHCYRDGQFDNAMLKFRSWQAERPEDAVVEVFIERCQDFLAHPQKAKGFSGVIVMESK